Proteins encoded within one genomic window of Esox lucius isolate fEsoLuc1 chromosome 12, fEsoLuc1.pri, whole genome shotgun sequence:
- the krt18a.1 gene encoding keratin, type I cytoskeletal 18 encodes MSVHRSSVRGPSTGYSQSITRTSAPVYRAASSYGGAGGTGTRISSVSYSGVRSGIGGLGTGGSGGSVSSSVQVSASGDTADIMGNEKFAMQNLNDRLASYLEMVRNLEQANGKLELKIREAMEKRGPDTNDYSRYNVILDDLRKKVFDATTDNARLCLQIDNARLAADDFRVKFESELSIRQSVEADIVGLRKVIDDTNIGRMNLESEIETLKEELIFLKKNHENEVMEMRNMISQSGVQVDVDAPKGQDLAAIMAEVRAKYEKEALKNQEELKAWHESRITEVQSVVSQNTEALQGAITETNDLRRQLQTLEIELDSQKSLKGSLEGTLRDTEMRYNMEMESLNHILTGLEAELTNLRSNIQQQTQEYEHLLNIKMKLEAEIATYRRLLDGGDFKLQDALEDQRTVKTKVMTVTQTLVDGKVVSSSTETKERNL; translated from the exons ATGAGTGTTCACCGCAGCAGTGTCAGGGGACCTTCCACTGGGTATAGCCAGTCCATCACTCGCACCTCTGCTCCCGTCTACCGGGCCGCCAGTTCCTATGGCGGTGCTGGGGGCACGGGCACACGCATCTCCTCTGTGTCCTACTCGGGCGTGCGCAGCGGAATTGGAGGCCTGGGGACGGGGGGCTCCGGGGGCTCCGTGTCCAGCAGTGTCCAGGTGAGCGCCAGCGGGGACACCGCCGACATCATGGGCAATGAGAAGTTCGCCATGCAGAACCTCAACGACCGCCTGGCCTCCTACCTGGAGATGGTGAGGAACCTGGAGCAGGCCAATGGCAAGCTGGAGCTGAAGATCagggaggccatggagaagagAGGCCCGGACACCAACGACTACAGCCGCTACAACGTCATCTTGGATGACCTGAGGAAGAAG GTGTTTGATGCCACCACCGATAACGCCCGGCTCTGTCTGCAGATAGACAATGCCCGCTTGGCTGCCGATGACTTCAGGGTGAA GTTCGAGTCTGAACTCTCCATCCGCCAGTCTGTGGAAGCTGACATCGTCGGCCTCAGGAAGGTCATCGATGACACCAACATCGGCCGCATGAACCTCGAGAGTGAGATCGAAACTCTGAAGGAGGAGCTTATCTTCCTGAAGAAGAACCATGAGAAC GAGGTGATGGAGATGCGTAATATGATCTCCCAGTCCGGAGTGCAGGTGGACGTGGACGCTCCCAAAGGTCAAGACCTGGCTGCCATCATGGCCGAAGTCCGGGCCAAGTACGAGAAGGAGGCGCTGAAAAACCAGGAGGAGCTCAAAGCGTGGCACGAATCACGG ATCACAGAGGTTCAGTCCGTGGTGTCACAGAACACAGAAGCCCTGCAAGGCGCAATAACAGAGACGAACGACCTCCGCAGACAGCTGCAGACGCTGGAGATCGAGCTGGACTCACAGAAGAGCTTG AAGGGATCTCTGGAAGGCACACTGCGCGACACAGAGATGCGCTACAACATGGAGATGGAGTCCCTGAACCACATCCTCACGGGCCTGGAGGCTGAGCTGACCAACCTGCGCTCCAACATCCAACAGCAGACGCAGGAGTACGAGCACCTGCTCAACATCAAGATGAAGCTGGAGGCTGAGATCGCTACATACAGGAGACTACTGGACGGGGGAGACTTCAA gcTCCAGGATGCTCTGGAGGACCAGCGGACAGTGAAGACCAAGGTGATGACAGTCACACAGACCCTGGTGGATGGGAAGGTTGTCTCCTCCAGCACAGAGACCAAGGAGAGGAACCTGTGA
- the LOC105023877 gene encoding keratin, type I cytoskeletal 18, translating to MESLGRFPGYLGESGGGGRYVRQWSSQSAHGGAGGRGTSTSSFHSGNRFGGFKGGPQYQVCTEVRGNDGGLTFGNEKTTMQNLNDRLASYLETVRNLEQANGKLELKIREAMEKRGPDTNDYSRYNVILDDLRKKILEMISANEQISIQGENARLAAEDFRVKFESEAGMCQTVEADVASLKRILDDTNVVRLHLENDVESLKEELVHLKKNHAVDVLELRTQISTAGVNVEVDAARGQDLGKIMEDMRAKYEALALKNQEDVKMWHESKIGEVQIQVAENTVALKEAHTTVSESRRSVQSLQIELQSQIRLKGSLEGTLGEIDMRNNMEMEKYNNILLRLEAELTHIRSNIQKQTQDYQVLFNIKTRLEAEIAEYRRLLDGDLIVEVPVEKKPTKSYQTKTMVVTQTLVDGKIVSEEATEAVRPGGAILRNS from the exons ATGGAGTCCCTCGGCAGGTTTCCTGGGTACCTTGGTGAGAGTGGCGGCGGAGGACGCTACGTCAGGCAGTGGAGCTCACAGAGCGCCCACGGAGGTGCCGGGGGACGCGGAACCAGCACCTCCTCGTTCCACTCCGGCAACCGGTTCGGGGGATTTAAAGGAGGGCCCCAGTACCAGGTGTGCACGGAGGTCAGGGGGAACGACGGAGGTTTAACGTTCGGCAACGAGAAGACGACCATGCAGAACCTCAACGACCGCCTGGCCTCCTACCTGGAGACGGTGAGGAACCTGGAGCAGGCCAATGGCAAGCTGGAGCTGAAGATCAGGGAGGCGATGGAGAAGAGAGGCCCGGACACCAACGACTACAGCCGCTACAACGTCATCTTGGATGACCTGAGGAAGAAG ATATTGGAGATGATATCAGCCAACGAGCAGATTTCTATCCAGGGTGAAAATGCCAGACTCGCCGCGGAGGACTTCCGGGTCAA GTTTGAGAGTGAGGCTGGGATGTGCCAGACTGTGGAGGCTGATGTGGCAAGCCTGAAGAGGATTCTCGATGACACGAACGTCGTCCGGCTGCATCTGGAGAACGACGTCGAGTCCCTGAAAGAGGAACTGGTCCACCTCAAGAAGAACCATGCAGTG GACGTGCTGGAGCTGCGCACACAGATCTCCACCGCTGGCGTGAATGTGGAGGTGGATGCTGCCCGGGGACAGGACCTGGGCAAGATCATGGAGGACATGAGGGCCAAGTACGAGGCACTGGCCCTGAAGAACCAGGAGGACGTCAAAATGTGGCACGAGTCCAAA aTCGGTGAGGTTCAGATCCAGGTGGCCGAGAACACGGTGGCTCTGAAGGAGGCGCACACCACAGTCAGTGAGAGCAGGAGGAGTGTGCAGTCCCTGCAGATTGAGCTCCAGTCCCAGATCCGCCTG AAGGGATCTCTGGAGGGGACCCTTGGTGAGATTGACATGCGCAACAACATGGAGATGGAGAAATACAACAACATCCTGCTGCGCCTGGAGGCTGAGTTGACCCACATCCGCTCCAACATCCAAAAACAGACCCAGGACTACCAGGTCCTGTTCAACATCAAGACAAGACTGGAGGCAGAGATTGCAGAGTACCGCAGGTTGCTGGATGGAGACCTGAT aGTTGAGGTTCCTGTTGAGAAGAAACCTACAAAATCTTACCAAACGAAGACAATGGTTGTCACCCAGACACTGGTGGATGGTAAAATTGTGTCTGAAGAAGCAACTGAGGCAGTGAGACCAGGAGGAGCCATTCTTCGTAATTCATAA